A genome region from Senegalia massiliensis includes the following:
- the pyrF gene encoding orotidine-5'-phosphate decarboxylase, which yields MIIDKLYKECIEKSPICVGLDTKIEYLPEYLIKSGMSIEEKIFTFNKMIIDNTIDLIACFKVQIAFYEALGIEGLKAYSKTVKYIREKGKIVIGDIKRGDISSTAEAYADAHFSGDFEVDIITVNPYMGYDSISPYEKYMENDDKALFMLIHTSNKSSKDFQELKVDGEKLYMKVAEKCSKWGEDSIGESGFNKIGGVVGLTFPEEFLEIKKKTPNTFFLIPGYGVQGGKGESIKEIFKDGICGVINSSRGIITAHKGKSEDENFVKYTRESVLSMKEDLIVG from the coding sequence ATGATAATAGATAAATTATACAAGGAATGTATAGAGAAAAGTCCAATATGTGTAGGACTTGATACAAAAATAGAATATTTACCAGAGTATTTAATAAAAAGTGGTATGAGTATAGAAGAAAAGATATTTACATTCAACAAAATGATAATAGACAATACGATTGATTTAATAGCATGCTTTAAAGTTCAAATAGCTTTTTATGAAGCATTAGGAATAGAAGGATTAAAAGCATATAGTAAAACAGTTAAATATATAAGAGAAAAAGGAAAAATTGTAATAGGAGATATAAAAAGAGGCGATATATCATCAACAGCAGAAGCTTATGCAGATGCTCATTTTAGTGGTGATTTTGAAGTAGATATAATTACTGTAAATCCATATATGGGTTATGATTCAATTAGTCCATATGAAAAATATATGGAAAATGATGATAAAGCACTATTTATGTTAATTCATACTTCAAATAAAAGTTCGAAGGACTTTCAAGAATTAAAAGTAGATGGAGAAAAATTATATATGAAGGTAGCAGAAAAATGTAGTAAGTGGGGAGAAGATTCTATAGGTGAATCTGGATTTAATAAAATAGGAGGAGTAGTAGGACTTACTTTCCCAGAAGAATTTTTAGAAATAAAGAAAAAGACACCAAATACATTTTTCTTAATTCCTGGCTATGGAGTTCAAGGGGGAAAAGGTGAAAGTATAAAAGAGATATTTAAAGATGGTATATGTGGAGTTATAAACTCTTCAAGAGGAATTATAACTGCTCATAAAGGAAAGAGTGAAGATGAAAACTTTGTAAAGTACACAAGAGAATCAGTCCTTTCTATGAAGGAGGATTTAATCGTTGGCTAA
- a CDS encoding amidohydrolase family protein, whose product MDYIIKNAKIVDKRKTLVGDLWISNGKIKKISNNIDSFGKEIIDGEGKVVMPSFIDMHVHLREPGQTEKEDLITGEKAALKGGFTHVCAMANTNPVCDNEKTIEYILNKHKENEICNLTQISALTKRLKGEEFVNIDEMREYTNLFSDDGLNVDDIELFKEALELSKEKDFKILTHCEPEAETIKRDLKLLTDVGGNLHICHISLRKSLDLIKEYKDKGLDFSCEVTPHHLFEWNNEYRVNPPFGTKDDRDAMIEGIKEGIIDAIATDHAPHTKKDKENGSPGISGIEEAFSYVYTVFKEEGISLNCLSDKMSYAPSKLLGLDEALIEEGKDANLVLVDLNESHKINTSNFVSKGKNTPFEGRQVYGKILITIKNGEIAYKNEERKNDNR is encoded by the coding sequence GTGGATTATATAATAAAAAATGCAAAAATTGTGGATAAGAGAAAAACTCTTGTAGGGGACCTGTGGATAAGTAATGGGAAAATAAAAAAAATATCAAATAATATAGATAGCTTTGGAAAAGAAATTATAGATGGAGAAGGAAAAGTAGTAATGCCATCTTTTATAGATATGCATGTTCATTTAAGAGAACCTGGACAGACTGAAAAAGAAGATTTAATAACAGGTGAGAAAGCTGCATTAAAAGGTGGATTTACTCATGTATGTGCCATGGCAAATACAAATCCAGTTTGTGACAATGAGAAAACTATAGAATATATATTGAATAAACATAAAGAAAATGAAATATGTAATTTAACTCAAATATCAGCACTTACAAAAAGGCTTAAAGGTGAAGAGTTTGTAAATATAGATGAAATGAGAGAATATACTAATCTCTTTTCAGATGATGGTTTAAATGTAGATGATATTGAATTATTTAAAGAGGCACTTGAGTTATCAAAAGAAAAAGACTTTAAAATACTTACTCATTGTGAACCAGAAGCAGAAACTATAAAAAGAGATTTAAAATTATTAACTGATGTAGGAGGAAATCTTCATATATGCCATATAAGTCTTAGAAAAAGTTTAGATTTAATAAAAGAATATAAAGATAAAGGACTTGATTTTAGCTGTGAGGTAACACCACATCATTTATTTGAATGGAATAATGAGTATAGAGTAAATCCTCCTTTTGGTACGAAAGATGATAGAGATGCTATGATAGAGGGAATAAAGGAAGGAATTATTGATGCAATAGCTACAGACCATGCTCCTCATACAAAGAAAGATAAAGAAAATGGATCCCCTGGAATATCAGGAATAGAAGAGGCATTTTCATATGTTTATACAGTATTTAAAGAAGAAGGAATTTCACTTAATTGCCTAAGTGACAAGATGTCCTATGCACCATCAAAACTGCTAGGACTTGATGAGGCACTTATAGAAGAAGGAAAAGATGCAAATTTAGTATTAGTAGATTTAAATGAAAGTCATAAAATCAATACAAGTAATTTTGTATCAAAAGGTAAGAATACCCCTTTTGAAGGTAGACAAGTATATGGAAAAATTCTTATAACTATAAAAAATGGTGAGATAGCATATAAAAATGAGGAGAGAAAAAATGATAATAGATAA
- a CDS encoding aspartate carbamoyltransferase regulatory subunit, translating into MLNIDSIKKGIVIDHIKEGYGYKIFKELGLHKVDYRVALIRNVSSRKQGKKDLIKIENRIDLDLNVLGIIDPDLTVNIIEDEEIKEKIKLSLPEKIKGIFNCKNPRCITSEENIENVEFILVDKDKKEYRCEYCDTKTSL; encoded by the coding sequence ATGTTAAATATCGATAGTATTAAAAAAGGTATAGTAATTGATCATATAAAAGAAGGATATGGATATAAGATATTTAAAGAGTTAGGACTTCACAAAGTTGATTATAGAGTTGCACTTATAAGAAATGTTTCATCTAGAAAACAAGGTAAAAAAGACCTTATAAAAATAGAGAATAGAATAGATTTAGATTTAAATGTACTTGGAATAATAGATCCAGATTTAACTGTAAATATAATTGAAGATGAAGAAATAAAAGAAAAGATAAAATTATCACTTCCAGAAAAGATTAAAGGTATATTTAATTGTAAAAATCCAAGATGTATAACAAGTGAAGAAAATATAGAAAATGTAGAATTTATACTTGTGGATAAAGATAAAAAAGAATATAGATGTGAATATTGTGATACAAAAACTTCTTTATAG
- the pyrB gene encoding aspartate carbamoyltransferase, with translation MLKGRHLIEPRDFSLEELDEIFALAEDIIKNEKDYLDKCRGKLLASLFYEPSTRTRFSFESAMYRLGGQVVGFSEAASSSVSKGESVADTIKTIACYSDIAVMRHPKEGAPLLASQNTDMPIINAGDGGHQHPTQTLTDLLTIRILKKDLSNHTIGLCGDLKFGRTVHSLVKAMKRYLNINFVFISPEELQIPDYIKDDLQENSYYETESLDEVIDKLDILYMTRVQKERFFNEEDYVRLKDSYILTNEKLKNSKEDLIIMHPLPRVNEIAVEVDRDKRAVYFDQAKFGMYVRMALILKLLGVE, from the coding sequence ATGTTAAAAGGAAGACATTTAATTGAACCGAGGGATTTTTCATTAGAAGAATTAGATGAAATTTTTGCTCTTGCTGAAGACATTATAAAGAATGAAAAAGATTATCTAGATAAGTGTAGAGGTAAATTACTTGCTTCACTTTTCTATGAACCATCTACTAGAACTAGATTTAGTTTTGAATCTGCAATGTATAGGCTGGGAGGACAAGTGGTAGGATTTTCTGAGGCAGCAAGCTCTTCTGTATCAAAAGGTGAATCTGTAGCTGATACTATAAAAACTATTGCATGTTATTCTGATATAGCTGTAATGAGGCATCCAAAAGAAGGAGCACCACTTCTTGCTTCTCAAAACACTGATATGCCTATTATAAATGCTGGTGATGGAGGTCATCAACATCCTACTCAAACATTAACTGATTTACTCACCATAAGAATTCTAAAAAAAGACTTATCAAATCACACTATTGGACTATGTGGAGACCTTAAATTTGGTAGAACAGTCCATTCTCTAGTAAAAGCAATGAAAAGATATTTAAATATAAATTTTGTATTTATATCTCCTGAAGAACTTCAAATTCCTGATTATATAAAAGATGATTTACAAGAAAATAGCTACTATGAAACTGAAAGCCTTGATGAAGTAATAGATAAATTAGATATACTCTATATGACAAGAGTACAAAAAGAAAGGTTTTTTAATGAAGAAGATTATGTGCGTTTAAAAGATAGCTATATTCTAACAAATGAAAAACTTAAAAATTCAAAAGAGGACTTAATAATAATGCATCCCCTTCCAAGAGTAAATGAAATAGCAGTTGAAGTGGATAGGGATAAAAGAGCTGTATATTTCGATCAAGCAAAATTCGGTATGTATGTGAGAATGGCTTTAATATTAAAATTATTGGGGGTGGAGTAA
- a CDS encoding NAD(P)H-hydrate dehydratase, which yields MSVGIDIVRVDRIENILDKKRNLFLSKIFTINEIKYIKEKNNSPQTIAGLFSAKESISKAIGTGIGKVSFKDIEISHDRFGKPIVTINEKVKSFGISKIDLAITHEKEYAVSFAEVEFNSNKNAVNIPEELKGLLTKRNPDSHKGDYGKVLIIGGSRGMTGSITLSSKASMRTGSGLVYTMVPEYLETIMSIKLTEEIVKIAKDNGKGYFIKEALEDILNNAKGKDALAIGPGMGTYKDNIYLLGEIIKNTNVPMVIDADELNALSKDIDMLKNKKNSIVITPHPGEMARLLDKSIKEIESNRIYYAKYISNKYDIVTVLKGNNTIVSYKDQVYINNSGNPGMAKAGSGDVLTGIITSLIGQGLEPFNAAKLAVYIHGLAGDFAKDKKGEYSMVASDIIENIGEAINFLLTNKKFSSKLN from the coding sequence ATGAGCGTGGGAATAGATATAGTAAGAGTTGACAGAATAGAAAATATTTTAGATAAAAAAAGAAATCTTTTTTTATCTAAAATATTTACCATTAATGAAATAAAATATATAAAAGAAAAAAATAATAGTCCTCAAACTATAGCAGGGCTATTTTCTGCAAAAGAATCTATAAGCAAAGCTATAGGCACTGGCATAGGTAAAGTTTCATTTAAAGATATAGAAATATCTCATGATAGATTTGGTAAACCTATAGTGACGATAAATGAAAAAGTTAAAAGTTTTGGAATTTCAAAGATTGATTTAGCTATTACTCATGAAAAAGAATATGCTGTTAGTTTTGCAGAAGTAGAATTTAATTCAAATAAAAACGCTGTAAATATACCAGAAGAATTAAAAGGTTTATTAACTAAGAGAAATCCAGATAGTCACAAAGGTGATTATGGAAAGGTATTAATAATAGGTGGAAGTAGAGGTATGACAGGTTCTATTACTTTATCATCTAAAGCTAGTATGAGAACAGGTTCAGGGCTAGTATATACTATGGTACCAGAATATTTAGAAACTATAATGAGTATAAAACTTACTGAAGAAATAGTAAAGATAGCAAAAGATAATGGTAAAGGATATTTTATAAAAGAAGCTTTAGAAGATATATTAAATAATGCAAAAGGTAAAGACGCTTTAGCAATAGGTCCAGGCATGGGAACTTATAAAGATAACATATATTTATTAGGAGAAATTATAAAAAATACAAATGTACCTATGGTTATAGATGCAGATGAATTAAATGCTCTATCAAAAGATATAGATATGTTGAAAAATAAGAAAAATTCTATAGTTATAACACCGCATCCTGGAGAAATGGCTAGATTACTTGATAAAAGTATAAAAGAAATTGAGAGTAATAGAATTTACTATGCAAAATATATAAGTAATAAATACGATATTGTAACTGTTCTTAAAGGTAATAACACTATAGTTTCATATAAAGATCAAGTATATATAAACAATTCAGGAAATCCTGGCATGGCAAAAGCTGGTAGTGGTGATGTACTTACAGGGATTATAACATCTCTTATAGGTCAAGGATTAGAACCATTTAATGCAGCAAAACTCGCAGTATATATTCATGGTCTAGCAGGTGATTTTGCAAAGGATAAAAAAGGCGAGTATTCTATGGTAGCTAGTGATATTATTGAAAATATAGGAGAGGCTATAAACTTTCTATTGACAAATAAAAAATTTAGTAGTAAACTTAATTAA
- a CDS encoding ABC transporter permease subunit, with amino-acid sequence MLYRLKKINLPLVIGIIILIFISIIAIFRIDIMNLDPFATNFALPHFEDGNLVIDNPPNPPDDINIWGTDILGRDVFSRIVYGARMTLQIGIYTAIARLIVGLILGLFAGFGSKIISKIIDIFKTTFSAIPALIISFILLSAIKPTLEEVIFIYTFILTFVGWGRIGSILRDRINEILREDFIKGEIAIGKSKIQIAFGNVLPHLFATMVIHLFIETSRVLIILAELGVLGLLVGTITIDPFLIQELNLDIIPAYYPEWGSMLATARYAIGAGKIWIVFYPALAIFISVLGFNLLGEGLKIELNKRNSKFITFIKHIPYHLSPITFVYQIKNINRYKKSVGIKLGIIGLIVLILIWPVKNSKYNIESDDIYSHIQELSEDKYLERQIGSEGNENTRNYIVQNLKDIGLRPLYDKNFTNKHQIKVNSQTVKKSEIYIDGKNISFEYLKDFNFWDIYLDKIGEKNYTGELRRKIMTVEMYESGEYDPEQKYLLIVDEESRRNFNKITNILIEDFVSGGLYYTEDEALEVNHEINIIGSLEQVENSLGFGDIHINVSNKVIDTLKGNIGEEIVFSTDIEMQKYAEISNIGAILQGENKEKAPLIIATDYDYKLDESKNDKNKGLIYNGTSIAANLEIAKTLKNSDFRPDRDIIFMFFDGSTSSKETGLSGFVSSDLYDELEKNHFLIYTKNLGKKESKLLAFDTSRLYSDNRGHYGIVRNMMKRGEDFKLDTMLVGTNFDSRGVRIMYNNGTSLTSISGIEFSIEGEITTIDKEVLKVQTQTILDAITMYDYTLMKNGE; translated from the coding sequence TTGTTGTATAGATTGAAAAAAATTAATTTACCTTTAGTTATAGGAATTATAATACTTATATTTATATCTATTATAGCTATATTTAGAATAGATATAATGAATTTAGATCCATTTGCTACAAACTTTGCATTACCTCATTTTGAAGATGGAAATTTAGTAATAGATAATCCACCAAATCCACCTGATGATATAAATATATGGGGAACTGATATATTAGGCAGAGATGTATTTAGTAGAATAGTATATGGAGCTAGAATGACTCTTCAAATTGGCATATATACAGCCATAGCAAGACTTATTGTAGGTCTTATCCTTGGACTTTTTGCAGGATTTGGAAGTAAGATAATATCTAAAATAATAGATATATTTAAAACAACGTTCAGTGCAATACCTGCCCTTATAATAAGCTTTATACTTTTAAGTGCGATAAAACCAACACTTGAAGAAGTAATATTCATATATACTTTTATTCTTACATTTGTAGGTTGGGGTAGAATCGGATCTATATTAAGAGATAGGATAAATGAGATATTAAGAGAAGATTTTATAAAAGGAGAAATAGCTATAGGGAAAAGTAAAATTCAGATAGCTTTTGGCAATGTACTCCCTCATCTTTTTGCAACTATGGTTATACATTTATTTATAGAAACAAGTAGAGTGTTAATAATATTAGCTGAGCTAGGAGTATTGGGGCTTTTAGTTGGTACTATTACAATAGATCCTTTTCTTATACAAGAACTAAACTTAGATATTATACCTGCATATTATCCAGAATGGGGTTCAATGCTTGCAACTGCAAGATATGCTATAGGTGCTGGGAAGATATGGATAGTATTTTATCCTGCACTTGCTATATTCATATCAGTTTTAGGATTTAATTTATTAGGGGAAGGATTAAAAATAGAGTTAAATAAAAGAAACTCAAAATTTATAACATTTATAAAGCATATTCCATACCATTTATCACCTATTACTTTTGTTTATCAAATTAAGAATATAAATAGGTATAAAAAAAGTGTTGGAATAAAGCTAGGTATAATAGGTTTAATAGTACTAATATTAATTTGGCCTGTAAAAAATAGTAAATATAATATAGAATCAGATGATATATATAGTCATATACAAGAACTATCAGAAGATAAATACTTAGAAAGACAAATTGGTAGTGAAGGCAATGAAAACACTCGAAATTATATTGTGCAAAATTTAAAAGATATAGGGCTTAGGCCTTTATATGATAAAAACTTTACAAATAAACATCAAATAAAAGTTAACTCGCAAACTGTAAAAAAATCAGAAATATATATAGATGGAAAAAATATATCTTTTGAATACCTAAAAGATTTCAATTTTTGGGATATTTATTTAGATAAAATAGGTGAAAAAAATTATACTGGTGAATTAAGAAGAAAAATTATGACTGTAGAAATGTATGAAAGTGGAGAATATGATCCAGAACAGAAATATTTATTAATTGTAGATGAAGAATCTCGTAGAAATTTTAATAAAATTACAAATATATTAATTGAAGATTTTGTTAGTGGTGGATTATATTATACTGAAGATGAAGCATTAGAAGTTAATCATGAGATAAATATAATAGGAAGTCTAGAACAAGTAGAAAATAGTTTGGGGTTTGGTGATATACATATTAATGTAAGTAATAAAGTTATAGATACTTTAAAAGGAAATATAGGTGAAGAAATAGTATTTTCTACAGATATAGAAATGCAAAAATATGCAGAGATATCAAATATAGGTGCTATATTACAAGGAGAGAATAAAGAAAAAGCTCCTCTTATTATAGCTACTGATTATGATTATAAATTGGATGAGAGTAAAAATGATAAAAATAAAGGTCTCATATACAATGGAACATCTATTGCAGCAAATCTAGAGATAGCAAAAACATTAAAAAATAGTGACTTTCGACCAGATAGAGATATAATATTTATGTTTTTTGATGGCTCTACAAGCTCAAAAGAAACAGGATTAAGTGGTTTCGTATCTAGTGATTTATATGATGAATTAGAAAAAAATCATTTCTTAATATATACTAAAAATTTAGGTAAAAAAGAAAGTAAATTACTTGCGTTTGATACTTCAAGACTTTATTCAGATAATAGAGGACATTATGGCATTGTTAGAAACATGATGAAAAGAGGAGAAGATTTTAAATTAGATACAATGCTAGTAGGAACAAATTTTGACTCTAGAGGTGTAAGAATAATGTATAATAATGGTACAAGTTTAACATCTATATCCGGAATAGAATTTTCTATTGAAGGAGAAATTACTACAATTGATAAAGAGGTATTAAAAGTTCAAACTCAAACAATATTAGATGCTATTACAATGTATGATTATACTTTAATGAAGAATGGTGAATAA
- a CDS encoding ATP-dependent DNA helicase: MNIKISVRNLVEFILRSGDINSTYIGRNRMTEGTRIHQLVQKKMDKNYMPEVTLKTEVEFEDLILTVGGRADGIITEKEKVIIDEIKSTTTSLEKIDENFNELHWAQAKCYAYIHSMDNNLERIDIQLTYVEIDTEEIKRIRNTYTYKELEKFFKNLTDRYYIWADLSRKWIRTRDESIKKLQFPFDNYRKGQRKLSVGIYRTIEQEKKLFAQAPTGIGKTISTIFPSVKAIGESKGEKIFYLTAKTITRTVAEDSFNILKNKGLRFKVITLTAKDKICFCKESSCNPDECEFAKGHFDRINDAIYDLITNEDIISRETIEKYSLKHKVCPFEFSLDISIWADSVICDYNYVFDPKAKLKRFFIEDKNKYIFLIDEAHNLVDRSRDMFSAELFKNDFLELKRLFKDIEPKMAKSLDKINRYFLKIKKKCENNDYFLEKEEPEDIFYPLKGFVKKADNWLKENGDKKEHKDLLELYFNVLSFLRVSEDYDDRFVTYTELQGKNVKLKMFCLDPSYLLSTTLGSGLSSILFSATLSPIDYYKDILGGNEKDNVMILDSPFDPRNLKIIIKDSISTKYRDRKYSYEKIANVIYDTTKYKEGNYIVFFPSYKYMEDVYDVFIEKFPQFRTMVQEIGMKEEEREEFLKSFKQNPTNTLIAFAVMGGIFSEGIDLKGDRLTGAIIVGIGLPKICLERNIIREYFNEKNGLGYEYAYMYPGMNKVLQSMGRVIRTETDKGIVCLIGRRFGKWGQFRHIIKGKTTNKY; this comes from the coding sequence ATGAATATTAAAATATCTGTAAGAAATTTAGTTGAATTTATACTTAGAAGTGGAGATATAAACTCCACATATATAGGAAGAAATAGAATGACTGAAGGAACAAGAATTCATCAATTAGTACAAAAAAAGATGGATAAAAACTATATGCCTGAAGTTACACTTAAAACTGAAGTAGAATTTGAGGATTTAATACTTACAGTAGGAGGAAGAGCAGATGGAATTATAACAGAAAAAGAAAAAGTTATAATAGATGAAATAAAATCAACTACAACATCACTTGAAAAAATAGATGAAAATTTCAATGAACTTCATTGGGCACAAGCTAAATGTTATGCCTATATCCATTCTATGGATAATAATTTGGAACGAATAGATATTCAACTCACATATGTAGAAATAGATACAGAAGAAATAAAAAGAATAAGAAATACTTACACCTACAAGGAGTTGGAAAAGTTTTTTAAAAATTTAACAGATAGATATTATATTTGGGCAGACCTTTCTAGAAAGTGGATAAGAACTCGTGATGAGTCCATAAAAAAATTACAATTTCCTTTTGATAATTATAGAAAAGGACAAAGAAAATTATCAGTAGGTATATATAGAACAATAGAACAAGAAAAAAAATTATTTGCACAGGCACCAACTGGAATAGGAAAGACTATATCCACAATATTTCCATCAGTAAAAGCTATAGGAGAAAGTAAAGGAGAAAAGATTTTTTATCTTACGGCTAAAACTATAACTAGAACAGTAGCAGAGGATTCTTTCAATATACTAAAAAATAAAGGTTTGCGTTTCAAAGTAATAACATTAACAGCTAAAGATAAAATTTGTTTTTGCAAAGAATCTAGTTGTAATCCAGATGAGTGTGAATTTGCAAAGGGGCATTTTGATAGAATAAATGATGCAATATATGATTTAATTACTAATGAAGATATCATTTCACGTGAAACAATAGAAAAATATTCATTAAAACATAAAGTATGTCCATTTGAATTTTCATTAGATATAAGTATATGGGCAGATAGTGTTATATGTGACTATAATTATGTATTTGACCCAAAAGCTAAATTGAAACGATTTTTTATTGAAGATAAAAACAAATATATATTTTTGATAGATGAAGCTCATAATTTAGTAGATAGGTCAAGAGACATGTTTTCAGCAGAACTTTTTAAAAATGACTTTTTAGAATTAAAAAGATTATTTAAAGATATTGAACCTAAAATGGCAAAATCATTAGATAAAATAAATCGTTATTTTTTAAAGATAAAAAAGAAATGTGAAAATAATGATTATTTTTTAGAAAAAGAAGAACCAGAAGATATATTTTATCCCTTAAAGGGGTTTGTGAAAAAAGCTGATAATTGGTTAAAGGAAAATGGAGATAAAAAAGAGCATAAAGATTTATTAGAATTATATTTTAATGTATTATCTTTTCTACGAGTATCAGAAGATTATGATGATAGGTTTGTAACTTATACTGAATTGCAGGGGAAAAATGTAAAGTTGAAAATGTTTTGTTTGGATCCATCTTATTTATTATCTACTACATTAGGTAGTGGATTATCTTCAATTCTTTTTTCAGCAACACTAAGTCCTATAGATTATTATAAAGATATATTAGGAGGAAATGAAAAAGATAATGTAATGATTTTAGATTCTCCATTTGATCCTAGAAATCTTAAAATAATAATAAAAGATAGCATATCCACAAAATATAGAGACAGAAAATATTCTTATGAAAAAATAGCTAATGTAATATATGATACAACTAAATATAAAGAAGGTAACTATATAGTGTTTTTTCCATCATATAAATATATGGAAGATGTATATGATGTATTTATAGAAAAATTTCCACAATTTAGAACAATGGTACAAGAGATAGGAATGAAAGAGGAAGAAAGGGAAGAATTTTTAAAATCATTTAAGCAAAACCCAACAAATACTTTAATAGCATTTGCAGTGATGGGAGGAATATTTTCAGAAGGTATAGATTTGAAAGGCGATAGACTTACAGGGGCTATAATAGTTGGAATTGGTCTTCCGAAAATTTGTCTAGAGAGAAATATAATAAGAGAATATTTCAATGAAAAAAATGGACTAGGATATGAATATGCATATATGTATCCTGGAATGAATAAAGTATTACAATCCATGGGGAGAGTCATAAGAACAGAGACTGATAAAGGTATCGTATGTTTAATAGGTAGGAGATTTGGGAAATGGGGACAGTTTAGACATATTATTAAAGGAAAGACTACTAATAAATATTAA
- a CDS encoding ArsR/SmtB family transcription factor, producing MTKDIPVCNCNEIHEDVLKNVKNDLPKDNCLLNLADFFKVFGDSTRIKIIYALYESEMCVCDIAELLDMTQSAISHQLRTLKDKGVVKYRKEGRTVFYSLDDEHIYEILNSGLTHICHK from the coding sequence ATGACTAAAGATATTCCAGTTTGTAATTGTAATGAAATACATGAAGATGTACTTAAAAATGTAAAAAATGATTTACCTAAAGATAATTGTCTTTTAAATCTTGCTGATTTTTTTAAAGTATTTGGAGATTCCACAAGAATAAAAATCATATATGCTCTTTATGAGTCTGAAATGTGTGTATGTGATATAGCCGAACTTTTAGATATGACTCAATCAGCAATTTCCCATCAACTTAGAACTTTAAAAGATAAAGGTGTTGTAAAGTATAGAAAAGAAGGTAGAACTGTATTTTATTCATTAGATGATGAACATATATATGAGATTTTGAACTCAGGACTTACTCATATTTGTCATAAATAG